In Pantoea cypripedii, the DNA window GCCTCCCTTTTGACCGCATCATGGGCGAGTTGAACCGTAAATTACAGCTGCCGCTGGCTGGACAGCACACCATTGCCGCCTGGGATAGCGTCAATCGCAGCAGCCCGATTCCCGGTACCAAAGGACAAAGCTTTTTTATTCGTAATCTGCTGAGTGATTTGGTGTTTCGTGAAAGCGGACTGGCCGGGAGTAACCGGCATTGGGAGTATCGCAACCGGCTGTTTCACTGGATTGGCTACGGTGCCCTGACGGGTGCCCTGCTGCTGCTTTCCTGTCTGTGGCTGGCAAGTTACCTCCAGAATCAGCGCTATCTCGACCAGGTCGCCGCGCGCATCGCGCCTATTACCCGCCAGAGCCAGCAGGTGATTCATCAGCCCGCTGATAATATTTTTGATCTGCTACCCTTCTTAAATAACCTGGTTAAATTGCCGCTTTCGGATCGCTTTTCCCTCGACAATCCTCCGCTTACCATGCGTGTCGGTTTGTATCGCGGTAATCAGGTGAGTGACGCGGCATGGGTGCTTTATCAAAACGCCCTTAAGTCTTTATTGTTGCCCCGCGTGGCACAGCAAATTACCAATCTGCTGCGCGACGATCCCGGTACCGACAATGAATACAGCCGCAACGCCTTGCGGGCCTATCAGATGTTGTATCAGCCTCGCAATTATGACGGTGAGTTTCTGCGCGGCTGGTTGATGCAAAATCTGCAACGTTCCCTGCCAGCCAATGTCAGCGCTCGTGATTTACAACAACTGGACTGGCATCTCAGCCAACTGCTGGATCAGCAAATTCAGTCTTCGCCTTATGCCAGTGACAATGCGTTGATGATGCGTAAGCTTGCGGAAAATCTGAAAAATGCGGGTCAGAACGGCAATACGCTGACGCTCGCGCCGTTAAAGGCGACACAGCGATTGACCGGACGCAGTGAGTAATGGTGAGGTAACGATGGCGACCTATATCGCCCCAGGCTGGTACGGGAAATTGCCGACAACCGGTGATTTCCTGCGCCAGCGTCTCAGTGAAAATACCGTGACATCCTGGAGCCATTGGTTTCAACAGGGATTGCTGCACTGGCATCCGCAAAATGATGCCAGCACCCAGCTTTTTCTCGCCGCACCGGTGTGGAATTTTGTGTTGCCGATTTCACCGCTGCGCCAGCAGGTACAAATGGGTTGCCTGCTGCCGTCGTGCGATCGTGTCGGTCGCGCCTGGCCGTTGCTGGCGCTGCATCATTTTCCACTCAGCCAGTGGCATCCTGCACAGCTGGCCATTTCCGGCGAGTGGTTTCAGGAACTGGGCGCCACCTTGTTGCATGCCGTGCGTGCCGCGCAAACAGCGGAGCAACTGGAACAGGCAATACTCCAGGTGTCACCTTTGCTGGTGCCGGAAAAGCGACGCTCTGACATCATGGATGTCATCGGCTTTGACGATTTGCCCAGCACGCTGAGCTGGCGTGAAGTGGCAGACCATTTTGATCCCCAGCAGCACATCAGCTACTGGTGGAGTAATCGCAGTGACGGTTTTGCTCACGCCACGCATAAACACAGTGGCCCGCTCACCGCGCAGCTTTTTTCGTTACTGTTTAACCCGGCGTCTGGTGCGCAGCCGGGACGTAACGGTCTTTATCCGCCCATGTTCGAATAAGATCGCGACGTTTGCCCTCTGAAAACGGGAAGACTCATGGAATTTACCATTGTGCAGTGCAATACGGATGTGCCGGCAAAAACGGTGGCGTTCAAGCCCCCGGGCGGCACCATCGGCCGCAGCCAGGATAATGATCTGGTGTTGCCGGATGAATCGCGGGCCATTTCGCGCCTGCAGGCACTGGTACACCTGTCACCAGAAGGCGAATGCCGCCTGACCAATCAGGGGAGCGTCACCTCAGTGGTGTTGAATGGTGCAGCGTTGCCCCGTGGCGTTCAGGCGGTTTTGCAGCATGGCGACACACTGAAGATTGGCGATTATGGCCTTGAGGTCCGCGATCCGGTGCGTGCAACCACGCAAAAAGATGATCCGCTGGCATTTTTTGCCGCCAGTGAAGGCGACCCCCTTGGCCTGCTGGATGGCCTGCCTGGTGCCATTGAAGAGGTTCTCTTTGAACCGGTCGCAACACGCTCTGAACGCCATAACGATGCCCGCCTGGGTATCGATCCGCAGAGCGATTCCTCCGCCCTGCCCGCCATTATGTCCGGCAGCGACCAGGATAAACTGATTGCGGCTTTGCTGGAGGGAATGGGGCTGAATAACGGCCATCAGACGCCGATCAATGAAGAGCAAATGCGGGTCACTGGCCGAATGCTGAGTCTGTTCTCGCAGGGAACGGTTGCGCTGCTCTCCTCGCGCTCGATTCTCAAACGCGGTGTCAAAGCTGACATGACGATGATCCTCAATGAGGCCAATAACCCGTTCAAGATTCTGCCCTCCGGTAAAACGGTGTTGATGCAGATGTACCAGAGCCAGATGCCAGGCTTTATGCCGCCGGAAACAGCAGTACGCGATGCGCTGGTGGATTTACAGGCACATCAGTTAGGAATGATCGCCGGCATTCGCGCCATTATTGCGGCGATGCTGCAATCCTTTAATCCGCAGCGGCTGGAAGAGCAGGCACGACGCGACGGTGCCATGCCGAAAATGCCGTTCTCCAACACCCGTAAAGCCGCCCTGTGGGATCATTTTTCCCGTCATTATCAGCGCACCGCCGGTGAAATTGAAGATGACTTCCACACCCTGTTCGGCGAAGCCTTTCTTCATGCCTACGATATGGAAGTCAATCAATACAAAGACTCCCAAACGCGGACCGAAGACGCATGAAGATGATGTTTGCCAGTCGCTGCCAGCAGGGTATGCGCGATGAAAATCAGGATCGCACCGGCGCGAAACTTGACGAGCATAAAGCCTGTTTTCTGGTATGTGATGGCGTCGCGGGACTCCCCGGTGGTGACATGGCTGCACAGCTGGTACGTGACACGCTGCTGGGTGCATTGCAGGACAACGATGACTTCACACCGGAAGTCACCTGCGAAGCGGTGAAACTTTGCCAGCGCGTGCTGCTGGAAGCGCAGGGAATGAATCCTAATTTTTCCCGCATGAGTACCACCCTTGCCGCCTTGTTTATTGACCGGGAAAAACAATGCGCATGGTGGGCGCACGCAGGTGACAGCCGGGTTTATCACTTCCGCCACGGTGCGCTGCACCAGGTCACTCGCGACCACAGTCTGGCCCAGCAGTTGCGCGAAGCCGGCTATGAAAATACCGGCATTAACAGTAATTTACTCTATAATGCGCTCGGCACTGAACCGGTACGACCGGTCACGTTTAGCGATGTGATTGCACTGGAGGATGGCGACGCATTTCTTGTCTGCACCGACGGATTTTGGCTCAACCTGACCACTGAAGAAATGGAACAGGCACTGCGCATGGTGAATGTCTGCGAAGAGTGGCTGGCATTGATGGAACAAGCGGTTAACCGCAGCGTAAAAAGCGACAATCTGAGTGCTCTGGCGATTTGGGTTGGCGAGCCACAGGAAGCAACGCTGCTTTATTCCCAGGCTGATGCGGCACGTTTTCTGCCGTCACGTTATTGATCCAAGGATTCATATGAAATTGTGGTTGCCAGGCTTAATGACCTTGCTGCTGGCGCTGAATGCGCAGGCAGAAGATTATCGGGTGGTGTACTCGCCAAGCCTCTCACTGGAAGTGTATATCGATGACGTAGCCAGTAATGCGCCAAATGACTGGTGTAAAGAGACGCTGCCGCTGCGCATTGTTTCGGGTAAAAGCACCGATTCCAGCGTACTCACCAGCTTCCTGCCGCGGGTAGGAACGTTATTAGCCAATCAGTGTGGCACGCTTGATGTCATTCCGTGGCAAATGACCGATAAACAAGGCAGCGTACTGGCCAACGGCAGTGCCACCAAATTGCAGAACTGGCGACCGATTGTGCTGAATGACGCCACAGCCAGTGCCAGCAATGATAATGCCGCACCACTTGATTTATCGCGCCCTGCGGACAGCACGCCATTGCAGCAATTTGCACTGCCCGGTGGCTGCCATTTCCGTACCTCATGGGATGAGAAAGGGGAATCGTTATTTGTCCCCGAGAGTAGCCAACAGCACTGCTCCAGTGAAGGCTGGCTGGAAGGTGCCAGCGAATTGACGCTAATGAGCGCCGGGCAGACCAGCAAGCAGCCGGTGAATTTTTATCAGGGTTATCCCATCGCCGATCTCAACCTGGGCACAACCGCCTTGCAGGTGGTGGCAGTGAATAACCAGCGCATGATCGTGGCGCGTCCTGATGCCAATGACAGTTGGCTGGTGTTGCCGTTTGATGCACAACAGCACCTTTGGCGTTTTACCGGTACTTTACTGATCAAAATGGATAAGACCGCTGGACAGGATAGCGATGCCGTTAAGAAGCGGGTTGATACCTTACGTGGCGTCTGGACGCCACAGTTTATGCCACAGCAAAAAGTGACTGTGTTACTGATTGACACCCTGCACGCGGATCTCGCCGATCCGGCGATTGGTGCCTGGCGTAACATTAATTAATTAGCGGTCGTTGCCCATGTCATCGTGATGGCCGGGCGCTACAGGACGTGTTCAGAGAGTTCACTATGTCGGCAAACGATAATCAGAAAGTACCCAACGCCCTGCCTGCGGGTTACCGGTTCAATGAGTTTGAGATCAAGGATGTGATAGGCGGCGGAGGTTTCGGCATTGTTTACCGTGCCTGGGATCATCAGCTGGAACGCACTATCGCCATCAAAGAATATATGCCGGTGTCACTGGCTGTTCGTGCTGCTGATCTGTCGCTGGAGCTGCGCGGCGAACGTTTTCAGAAGCTGTTTAACGCCGGTCGCAACAGCTTTATTCAGGAAGCA includes these proteins:
- the tagH gene encoding type VI secretion system-associated FHA domain protein TagH; translated protein: MEFTIVQCNTDVPAKTVAFKPPGGTIGRSQDNDLVLPDESRAISRLQALVHLSPEGECRLTNQGSVTSVVLNGAALPRGVQAVLQHGDTLKIGDYGLEVRDPVRATTQKDDPLAFFAASEGDPLGLLDGLPGAIEEVLFEPVATRSERHNDARLGIDPQSDSSALPAIMSGSDQDKLIAALLEGMGLNNGHQTPINEEQMRVTGRMLSLFSQGTVALLSSRSILKRGVKADMTMILNEANNPFKILPSGKTVLMQMYQSQMPGFMPPETAVRDALVDLQAHQLGMIAGIRAIIAAMLQSFNPQRLEEQARRDGAMPKMPFSNTRKAALWDHFSRHYQRTAGEIEDDFHTLFGEAFLHAYDMEVNQYKDSQTRTEDA
- a CDS encoding PP2C family protein-serine/threonine phosphatase is translated as MKMMFASRCQQGMRDENQDRTGAKLDEHKACFLVCDGVAGLPGGDMAAQLVRDTLLGALQDNDDFTPEVTCEAVKLCQRVLLEAQGMNPNFSRMSTTLAALFIDREKQCAWWAHAGDSRVYHFRHGALHQVTRDHSLAQQLREAGYENTGINSNLLYNALGTEPVRPVTFSDVIALEDGDAFLVCTDGFWLNLTTEEMEQALRMVNVCEEWLALMEQAVNRSVKSDNLSALAIWVGEPQEATLLYSQADAARFLPSRY
- the tagF gene encoding type VI secretion system-associated protein TagF, whose translation is MATYIAPGWYGKLPTTGDFLRQRLSENTVTSWSHWFQQGLLHWHPQNDASTQLFLAAPVWNFVLPISPLRQQVQMGCLLPSCDRVGRAWPLLALHHFPLSQWHPAQLAISGEWFQELGATLLHAVRAAQTAEQLEQAILQVSPLLVPEKRRSDIMDVIGFDDLPSTLSWREVADHFDPQQHISYWWSNRSDGFAHATHKHSGPLTAQLFSLLFNPASGAQPGRNGLYPPMFE